CCTTCTGTAAGCTAATCTCATCTCGCTTATGTCCCAGATATGTCTGCACGATAGCCTGTAGATGGCGCTTCACCTGGCGAGGTCGCAGGTTACCATCTTTTCGCTCCAGCACTGAATAGGCTGCGGCCGCTGCCTGCTCTACCTCTTCAGGCTCTATTTCTACCCGCTTCCCCAAAGCCTTCGCTGCTTCGGCGGCAAAGTGGCCTGCCCGTGTGCCAAACACTTGGGTCTCGGCCAGGGCGTTACCAGACAAACGGTTTGCTCCGTGCACGTTACCGGCCACCTCTCCGGCTGCGTAAAGCCCGCTGATATTTGTCTCTGTCCTCTCATTGATGCGGATGCCTCCGAGGGTGTAATGGGTGGCGGGGGCTACTTCGATGGGCTGACGCCGAATATCAATACCGACATCCCGCAAGTTATCGTAGGGCAGAGACATTAGTCGATTCAGGATCTCCTCTACCTCTTCTGCACCCCTTGGTGACTTGGCAATATCGATATACAGACCGCCGTGCACCGTCCCTCGGCCCTGCTCTATTTCGTCGAACATAAGGCGCATAAACACGTCGCGTACCGGCAAGGGGCCAGATGGTAAGAACTCTTCGCCCTTTGCGTTTAGCATCTTGCCGCCGACATGCTCCTCATATAGCAGCCCCTCATATTGCACTACAGTGCCACGAAGATGAGGAGGATAGACCAGCACAGTGGGGTAAAAGAGCATCATTTCCATATCGACCAATTCTGCTCCGATGGTGTAGGCCAGCGTGGCCCCATCACCGGTGCTGTCCGGAGACGCATCGGTTTTCTCCCAGAGCGCCTCGTAGCCCCCCGTTGCTAGCACCACCGCCTTAGCGGAGAAGGCGTAGAGGGCACCACAGCGGAGATCAAGAGCGGTTGCCCCCACGACCCTACCGTTCTTAGTCAGTAGCCTGGTCACCATATGGTCCTCAAGCACCTTGATCTCGGGATGCCGGCGCAGCTCCTTTTTGAGGCCAGCTATCAATCCGTAGCCACCGCCCTGAATGACCAGGTTTCGAGGATAGGTCTGGCCAGGGTGCCAGACCTGCAAGAAGCGTTCACCATCCTTGCGGAACTTAACGCCATACCTTTCCAGTTCGAGCATTCGCGGTATGGCCTCGGTGGCCAACGCCTTGGCCAGGTTCTGATCGCTGAGATATCTTCCTTCACGTACCGTATCCTGGAAGTGTATTTCCGGGTTATCACGGGAATCGCGGTGGCCGAGGGCTGCTTCAAAGGAGGGATAAGCCATGGGAGTCAAGCCGCTCCGGCTCAGAGCGCCCTTACAGAGTAGGGTACAGCGAACGCCTTGGGTGCTGGCCTCTATGGCTGCTCTTGCCCCTGCTCCACCGCCCCCAATGACTAGGACATCAGTTTCAACAGTCTGATAGGAGACCATAAAACCTCCCAAGGTTAGGATCGACGCAGCGGCGTCGCTATATGGCTAGAAAGTGGGTGGCGTTATAACCCAGATTAGTTCTAGGTCCTCGGTTCCGATATTGCGCCAGCGGTGTGGGCTTGTACTTTTGAAGTAGATGGAATCCCCTGCCTCGAGAGTATACGTATTGTCATTGATCTCGATCTGCATCGTCCCTCTTTGCACGAAGCCGCACTCTTCGCCCTCATGGCGGTAATAGCTCTCGCTACCAACCCCAGCCGCCGCTCTGATGTAAAGGAATTCCATCCTGCCTTGTAGATTAGGAGAAAGCAGCTCGTAATGAATGTTTGAACCGGGATAGACGAGACTCTTTCGGCTGTGCTTCCGAACGACAACCTCGTCGCTACTCTCTATCTTACCCTCCCTTGGGGGAGGCTTGACCTTCTCAAAAAAGGAGGCGATGGGCACGCCGAGGGCTTCAGAGATGGCCTTGAGGGCAGACACGGATGGGGTAGCCAGATTGCGTTCGACCTGGCTGATAAAGCTAGGGGAGAAGCCGGTCATCTGAGCAACCTGGCGAATCTTGAGATTCTTCGCCATTCTGGCTAGTCGCAGCTGGGCGCCAAGGTCCATCAGGCCCTCTTTGTGCAGTGGTGCTTACTAAATCACTATCATTTAATTTTATTAATCACAATTTAACATACATATGGATTTTGTCAAACCTTCTAATGGGCTATAATTGAGAGAGAAAGCGAGAAAAGAGGAGCTAACGAGAGATAAATGACCTCTTACGTGCCTAGGTCGCTCCGCACTCATTTGACCCTCGGTGGGACTTAGGTGAGGATAGCTGAGGAAAATTATTCAAGGTCACACGTCTATTGATCGGCTAGATGTTGGCTGGGAGAAGGTGAGGTTTGCTGGAGAGGGATGCGATTCAAGTCACTGGCCGTATCCCTACTCGTGGCACAGGGCTGGCGTTGTCTGAGCCTCTACACGGCCGAAATTTTAGCTCCTGCACAAACTCTATTCAGCGAGGAGGAGCCGCATGCCCAATGCACCATCCCCGTCCTGTGTGCGCCCCAGTACCGGTAACCGCACCCTCCTGATTTTAGCTGACAGCTCCCAGGCCGAGGCCTTGCACCTGCCAGGAGCTCTTTATGCCGCGCTAGGCCACTGGGGCATGCCCTACCAGGTCTTGGACCTGGCCCGCAGTCGTTTTGATGCCCAAGGGCTGGCCTCTCACGCTGCCGTGGTCATCGCCCAGGAGCACCTGGGGGCCCGCCTGACCTCAGGCGAGGTGGCGGCCCTGCTGAGTGCCGTGGATGATGGACTGGGCCTGGTCAATTTCGATCATGACCTGGATCTCTACGGTGCAGCCTACCGAGAAGCCGTAGGGTTGATGGGGACCGGCCTGGGAGGCCGACCGGCAGTAGAGGGTGTGGAGAAGATAGTGGTGGCTGACGATGGCCACTACATCAGCTACACGCGGGAAGTGGGCACAGCCGTATCCCTGCGCCAGCCAGTGCCGGCCCTTATAGTCCGGGTCGAGGGCACCAGGAGGAGGGTGTTGGCTGAATCCCAGGATGGCGCCCCCATGTTGGTGGCGGCAACCCTTGGCCAAGGCAAAGTGGTCCAGTGGCTACTGTCGCCGAGGGTCTGGACCCGTTCCTATCTTGGCCACACTCGGGGGATGGATGACCTCTTTTGGAAGGGCATCACCTGGGCGGCCCGAAAGCCCTTCGTCATGAAGGCTATGCCGCCCTTCGTCCGCCTCCGCTTCGACGACTGCAACGGCTATTGGCGAGATGGGTCGGACTTCTACTTCGTGGACGTCCTGAATGCCTATGGCCATATCCCAAGCCTGGCCCTGTGCATGCGGGCGGTCACAGCCGATGGAGCGGCCCGGATCCGCGCGCTGGCTGATGCCGGACGAGCGGAGTTCGCTCCCCACATCCTTGAACCATCAAAAGGCATCTTCTATGGTGATGAAGCTGGGGAGTACAGCGAGGAGCAGTTTCACGCTATCATCGCCGAAGTGAAGGAGCTGTTCCAGAAGTGGGGGGTGAGGATTTCCCCCATTCTTTCAGATCATGACCACACCTGGAGCTGGGGGGTGGTGCCGCTGCTGAGGGAACTGGGGATCGAGTTCAAAATGAACATTACCTTGCCTGGCGAGCGCTGGGAAGACGTACACGTGGACTGGCGGCCGGCGCCATACGGCGTCATGGACTACGCCCTGGACTACCTGCCTGACCCGCTTAGTCACCTTTTCGTTGTCTTCAATCACTACCCAGCCTTTGAGCATGCTCGGGCCTATCTACCGGACGGCCGCTTTACCTATAACCGGGCCGGGGGCTTCGGATCCTACAAATGGGACTTTCTCAACGGGTTGACCACCTACCGGGGACAGCAAGCGACTAATCAGGTGGAAGTAGCAGCGCGGCGCCTGGCTGAGCACACTCGTCTGGGCCTGGATAGCCTCTTCTTCGGCGGCTCCATCAGCCACTCGCACTTCATCCGCGATCTTTCGGCGGGGGAATGGCGAGCCCTGATGGATCGCTATGAGGAGCTGACGGCTCGTTACCAGAAGCTCAACGTGGGCTATGATCAAGTGGCCCACTACGCCAGAAGCAAGGTGGATAGCCACCTGGCCTATGTTGAAGCCGAGTCCTCTGGGACCTTCCACTGCCGCCTTGAGGGCCGCACCACTGTCCCCCTCCAGCTCTACGTCTTCCGCGACGTGGACGATGGCACCGAGCATCGTTTCCAGGAGGTACCGGTCTTTGAAGGGAGGCAAGAGGTATCTTTCCGGGCCTGACCACGGGCGCAGGGAAAATCCCAGCTGTGCTCCAGCCACCAAGCAAGACACTTTATGAGCATCACTCAGGAGGTGTCCACTTGCCCTAGCTGCCTGGGGCGGCGCTTAGGGGCAAAGATGGATGGGCACTGGAAAGCAGAAATAGCCCTTGTTGGAGAAGGAGGTGAGGGACAAAAACATCAATGCCGATGGTTGATCGTATCCCAGTTGGGAAGTACAGCGTCTAGTTTTATGTCTGGTGATGTAAAAGGAGGCTTTCGATGAAAAGGCAGTTTTTGATGCCGATCATTATTGTGGTACTGCTTGGTGTCCTAGCCAGTGCCTGTGCCCCAGCAGCTGCCCCGACTCCTACGCCAACCAAGCCACCTGCCCCACCAACGGCGGCACCAACCCCTGTAGCTGTAGCCACCCCCACACCAATGCCACCGACGCCAACCAAGCCAGCGGCACTACAGAAGATCACCTTCACCACCGATTTCGGCTTCTTCGGTCGCCACGCACCCTACTACACGGTTCTGGATAAGGGCTTCTGGAAAGAGGCTGGGTTCGATGTGACTATCGTGCGCGGGGCAGGTTCCCTCGATGCCATCAAGATGGTCGCAGCGGGCAAGGCCGACTTTGGCTTCGCTGATAGCGGGGCACTGATCATCACGCGGGCCAATGAGAACGTCCCTGTCAAAGAGCTGGCCATCATCTACCAGAAGGCCCCGCAGGCCATCTACTGCCTGGAAGAGTCCGGGATCAAGAAGCCTAAGGACCTGGAGGGTAAGGTTCTCTCTGATTCAGCGGCCAGCGCTGTCCCTAAGCTCTTCCCGGCGTACGCCAAGCTGGCCG
The DNA window shown above is from Chloroflexota bacterium and carries:
- a CDS encoding ABC transporter substrate-binding protein produces the protein MKRQFLMPIIIVVLLGVLASACAPAAAPTPTPTKPPAPPTAAPTPVAVATPTPMPPTPTKPAALQKITFTTDFGFFGRHAPYYTVLDKGFWKEAGFDVTIVRGAGSLDAIKMVAAGKADFGFADSGALIITRANENVPVKELAIIYQKAPQAIYCLEESGIKKPKDLEGKVLSDSAASAVPKLFPAYAKLAGIDASKVTWKFVDPATLPALLAAKQVDGISQFMPGEPMLEKAVAPKKLVRLAYADAGMEMYSNGIIATDETIQKQPDMVRRFVLATLKGVQYALDHPDEAGAIMKKYHPEGDAAIYAAEVRIVRQLAITDDTNKYGLGYIDPKRMEKTRDLLSEPLGAKRIVAVEELYAPGFHLPKP
- a CDS encoding cupin domain-containing protein, coding for MDLGAQLRLARMAKNLKIRQVAQMTGFSPSFISQVERNLATPSVSALKAISEALGVPIASFFEKVKPPPREGKIESSDEVVVRKHSRKSLVYPGSNIHYELLSPNLQGRMEFLYIRAAAGVGSESYYRHEGEECGFVQRGTMQIEINDNTYTLEAGDSIYFKSTSPHRWRNIGTEDLELIWVITPPTF
- a CDS encoding FAD-binding protein; this translates as MVSYQTVETDVLVIGGGGAGARAAIEASTQGVRCTLLCKGALSRSGLTPMAYPSFEAALGHRDSRDNPEIHFQDTVREGRYLSDQNLAKALATEAIPRMLELERYGVKFRKDGERFLQVWHPGQTYPRNLVIQGGGYGLIAGLKKELRRHPEIKVLEDHMVTRLLTKNGRVVGATALDLRCGALYAFSAKAVVLATGGYEALWEKTDASPDSTGDGATLAYTIGAELVDMEMMLFYPTVLVYPPHLRGTVVQYEGLLYEEHVGGKMLNAKGEEFLPSGPLPVRDVFMRLMFDEIEQGRGTVHGGLYIDIAKSPRGAEEVEEILNRLMSLPYDNLRDVGIDIRRQPIEVAPATHYTLGGIRINERTETNISGLYAAGEVAGNVHGANRLSGNALAETQVFGTRAGHFAAEAAKALGKRVEIEPEEVEQAAAAAYSVLERKDGNLRPRQVKRHLQAIVQTYLGHKRDEISLQKALADLGQLREEDLPHLRVMGTTHFNNDWREALELPGMIDLAEAVATAAMLRKESRGHHFRTDYPEMADGWPQHTLLRRNNNRIISTLVPTIRLDEEAS